The Armatimonadia bacterium region GAGGCGCAGCCCATCGCGACGCTCATTCTCGGGTACCCCGACGATGACAGCCCACGGAAGGCCAAGAACCCGCCGACGGTCCTGTACTGGCTATAGCCTGACGGACCAGCGCACCCAACAAGCAAGCCACAAAAGAACCCGCGAGTGCTCTTGCGCTCGCGGGTTCCTGTTGTGCGTTCCCGTCACGTCTCAGGAGCCTGGGCTACACCGGCTCGCCGCTGTCCTCTTCCCGAATCGTCGCACGGCGGATCTTGCCGCTGATAGTCTTGGGCAGCTCGTCGACGAACTCGATGATGCGCGGGTATTTGTAGGGCGCGGTCACGCGCTTCACATGCTGCTGCAGCTCGCGGACCAGCTCCTCGCCCGGCGTGTAGTTCGGGACCAGCACGACCGTGGCCTTGACCACCTGTCCACGGTCGGGGTCGGGCACACCGGTCACGGCACACTCCAGCACCGCCGGGTGCTCGATGAGCGCACTCTCGACCTCAAAGGGCCCGATGCGGTAGCCCGAGCTCTTGATCAGGTCGTCGGCGCGGCCGACAAACCAGTAGTACCCGTCCTCGTCGCGCCAGGCCATGTCGCCGGTGTGGTAGACCCCATCATGCCACACGCTCTTCGTTAGCGCCTCGTCGCGGTAGTAGCCCGTGAACATCCCAGCCGGCGGATTGTCGCCGGTGCGTATGACGATCTCCCCTTCATCGCCGGCGTCACAGGACTCACCTTTGCCATTCACCACGTCGACATTGAAGCCTGGTGAAGGCTTGCCCATCGACCCCGGACGGGGCGGGACCCACGGGAAGGCGGCCAGCAGCACTATGGCCTCGGTCTGCCCGAAGCCTTCCCTGATCTTGAGACCGGTGGCGCGGTAGAAGCGCTCGAAGACCTCCGGGTTCAGCGGCTCGCCTGCGACTGTGCAGTACTCGAGGTGCTCAAAGTTGTACTTCGACAGGTCTTCCTTGATGATGAACCGGTACACCGTCGGCGGAGCGCAGAAGCTCGTAACCTTGTACTTCTCGACGATACGCATCAACATGCCGGCGTCGAAGCGGTCGAAGTCGCACACGAAGACGGCCGCCCCGACGATCCACTGGCCGTAGATCTTGCCCCAGGCGCACTTCGCCCACCCGGTGTCGGCGACGGTGCAGTGGAGACTGTTCTCGTGCAGGTTGTGCCAATACTTCGCGGTGATGATGTGACCCAGGGGATAAGTGTGGTCGTGGCACACCATCTTGGGCATGCCGGTAGTGCCGGAGGTGAAGTACAGCAGCAGCGTGTCGTGGACGTCGGTTGCCTCATCACCCTGAGGTCGCTCGAAGTGGTCCGAGGCCCCCTCCAGCGCGCGGTCGAAGTCAAGCCAGCCGTCACGCGGGCCGCCGACCGAGGCCTTGACGCGGAGAGAGGGAGAGTCAGGATGGGCCTCGTCAACGTGTCCGGCAACCCGGTCATCGTGCACAGCGACGATCATCTTG contains the following coding sequences:
- a CDS encoding AMP-binding protein, which gives rise to MLERFLSKTQFSSYEDLRENYHLNIPDNFNFAYDVVDEYAASDPEKVALVWCDDSGREATFTFREMKLYSDKAANVFRDAGIRRGDKVMLILRRRYQFWFCLLALHKLGAVAIPATHLLSPHDVSYRNNAADIKMIVAVHDDRVAGHVDEAHPDSPSLRVKASVGGPRDGWLDFDRALEGASDHFERPQGDEATDVHDTLLLYFTSGTTGMPKMVCHDHTYPLGHIITAKYWHNLHENSLHCTVADTGWAKCAWGKIYGQWIVGAAVFVCDFDRFDAGMLMRIVEKYKVTSFCAPPTVYRFIIKEDLSKYNFEHLEYCTVAGEPLNPEVFERFYRATGLKIREGFGQTEAIVLLAAFPWVPPRPGSMGKPSPGFNVDVVNGKGESCDAGDEGEIVIRTGDNPPAGMFTGYYRDEALTKSVWHDGVYHTGDMAWRDEDGYYWFVGRADDLIKSSGYRIGPFEVESALIEHPAVLECAVTGVPDPDRGQVVKATVVLVPNYTPGEELVRELQQHVKRVTAPYKYPRIIEFVDELPKTISGKIRRATIREEDSGEPV